The Eleutherodactylus coqui strain aEleCoq1 chromosome 13, aEleCoq1.hap1, whole genome shotgun sequence genome includes a window with the following:
- the LOC136587505 gene encoding bMERB domain-containing protein 1-like isoform X1 → MENARRTSQQYGSLDSTKWKASEQATADEVISMADSTTTVDDIEDELFKIERIREILVRRESELRYMMDDFQLCQEITRLKKDLQILVSKPDKEKTPKDHQKEEELLQRIHKLVETRDFLVDDVEFERLREREEDKEMAEFLQNKLSKSYLKKAVRRKEKASRVTSRSQQTSNPYVTKTGLMLLKECCGFTCSIM, encoded by the exons ATGGAGAACGCACGCAGAACATCGCAGCAGTACGGATCATTGGATTCCACTAAGTGGAAAGCCAGCGAGCAAGCCACAG CTGATGAAGTTATATCCATGGCTGATTCCACAACCACTGTGGATGACATTGAAGATGAACTGTTTAAGATCGAAAGGATCCGGGAGATTCTGGTCAGGAGGGAGTCTGAGCTGCGATACAT GATGGATGATTTTCAATTGTGTCAAGAAATTACGCGACTCAAGAAAGATCTTCAGATACTGGTCTCCAAACCCG ataAGGAGAAAACCCCAAAAGATCATCAGAAAGAAGAGGAGCTCTTGCAACGTATCCATAAACTGGTGGAGACCCGGGATTTCCTAGTAGATGACGTTGAGTTTGAGAGGTTACG GGAACGTGAGGAGGACAAAGAAATGGCTGAATTTCTACAAAATAAACTCTCTAAAAGTTATCTGAAGAAAGCAG TCCGCAGGAAGGAGAAGGCGTCTAGAGTCACCTCTCGCTCCCAGCAAACCTCCAATCCGTACGTAACAAAAACAGGATTAATGCTTCTAAAAGAGTGCTGTGGATTCACCTGCTCCATCATGTAA
- the LOC136587505 gene encoding bMERB domain-containing protein 1-like isoform X2 — translation MENARRTSQQYGSLDSTKWKASEQATADEVISMADSTTTVDDIEDELFKIERIREILVRRESELRYMMDDFQLCQEITRLKKDLQILVSKPDKEKTPKDHQKEEELLQRIHKLVETRDFLVDDVEFERLREREEDKEMAEFLQNKLSKSYLKKAGRRRRLESPLAPSKPPIRT, via the exons ATGGAGAACGCACGCAGAACATCGCAGCAGTACGGATCATTGGATTCCACTAAGTGGAAAGCCAGCGAGCAAGCCACAG CTGATGAAGTTATATCCATGGCTGATTCCACAACCACTGTGGATGACATTGAAGATGAACTGTTTAAGATCGAAAGGATCCGGGAGATTCTGGTCAGGAGGGAGTCTGAGCTGCGATACAT GATGGATGATTTTCAATTGTGTCAAGAAATTACGCGACTCAAGAAAGATCTTCAGATACTGGTCTCCAAACCCG ataAGGAGAAAACCCCAAAAGATCATCAGAAAGAAGAGGAGCTCTTGCAACGTATCCATAAACTGGTGGAGACCCGGGATTTCCTAGTAGATGACGTTGAGTTTGAGAGGTTACG GGAACGTGAGGAGGACAAAGAAATGGCTGAATTTCTACAAAATAAACTCTCTAAAAGTTATCTGAAGAAAGCAG GAAGGAGAAGGCGTCTAGAGTCACCTCTCGCTCCCAGCAAACCTCCAATCCGTACGTAA